The sequence ACAGAAGGCATCATCGAACCAGTTGAAACGAAGAATTAGAATAAAGACTAAACGCCTAATATTTATTGACCTGTCATGTCAGCAACGTTTAACTTTTTTCAGCACTGGTATCCTCTCTTACCCGTTGCCGATTTAGTCTCGGATCGCCCCATTTCCACTCACTTACTGGGACAACCGATCGCGATTTGGAAACCCACTGGAAGTTCCCATTACCGCGCTTTCTTGGATCGCTGTCCCCACCGCTTAGCCCCCTTGAGCGAAGGACGGGTTGATCCCAAAACAGGTCACTTGGAATGTTGTTACCATGGTTGGCAATTTGACGAAAATGGGACTTGTACAAAGATTCCACAAGCAGAAAACGCTGAATTACTAGAGCGGAACTGCGAGCAACTCCGGGCAACTGCGCTTCCTACCTGTGTCGCCAATGATTTATTCTGGGTTTGGCCCGATCCCGATTCAGCGGAGCTAGCAGCGAAAACTCCTCTTTCACTTTCCCCCAAAATTGACAACTCAAAAGGCTTTCTCTGGTCGTCTTATGTGCGTGATTTGCCTTATGATTGGCAGACATTGGTAGAAAATATTGCTGATCCTAGCCATGTTCCCTTTGCTCATCATGGAGTGCAAGGGAGTCGGGAGAGTGCCACCCCAATTCCGATGGAAATTAGGGAAGCAACGCCAGAGCGGATTGTTGCTCAAATTGATCGTAATTTCCCTTCAACCATGACCTTTGAACCTCCCTGTCGCCTAGAGTATGCCATCCAGCTTGGCAGTGAAGAAAAGCAGATTGGCTTAATTACTTACTGCATCCCCACCGCCCCCGGAAAATCCCGCATTGTTGCTCAATTTGCCCGTAATTTTGCCTTACGTGCCAAAGATTTAACCCCGCGTTGGTGGGAACATATCCGCCTTCGTCATCTGGTTTTAGATGGTGACATGGTTCTCTTGCATTGTCAGGAAGCAGCATTACGGGAGGAGGGTCATTGGAAAAGTGCTTATATGATGCCCACCAATGCCGATCGCTTTGTGATTGCGTTTCGCAAATGGTTTGAAAACAATTGTGACCAGTATATTCCTTGGCAGGGAGTCGGAAGTACCGTTGCACCGCCTTCTCCGGTGGAAGCGCGACGGGAGGTTTTGCTGGATCGCTATCACCAACACACCCAAATCTGTCCCGATTGTCAAGGGGCGTTAAAGCGGATTCAGCAGTTGAAAGTAGGAACATTAGTCACGACAGCGATTCTGGTTTTCGTGATTGCCCTGCTTCCAGATGCCTCTCGTTTATCGGTGGGGCTTCCTTTCTGCGCGATCGCGCTTTTCAGTGCTGGGATCTGGGGATGGTTAAACTATCGTCTCGAACCCCAGTTTTACTATGTTGATTATGTCCACGCTGAGCGTTAATTAGCAACCGAACCACTCGCGCCCTAATTCTGCCCAAGGACGCGAGTGCAATATTTGACCGTTGGTTAGCTTTTTGCCCCTTTGAGGTAAGCTAACATCGTATCTGCGTCAGAAACTTCAAAGGGATCCGTGGGACAATTATCTTGGAAATCTGGCTCAATGAAAATCTTTTCAATTTTGCCGTCATTGACCACCATGGAATAACGCCAAGACCGCATTCCAAAACCCAGATTTTCTTTATCAACAAGCATTCCCATTTTACGGGTAAAGTCAGCATTGCCATCGGGAAGCATAAATACTTTCTGTGCGCCCTGCTGTTTGGACCATTGGAACATGACAAAGGCATCATTTACGGAAAGACAAATGACTTCATCAACGCCTTGAGCCCGAATTTCATCATATAATTCTTCGTAGCGAGGCAAGTGGTTAGAAGAGCAAGTGGGGGTAAATGCACCAGGGAGGGCAAACAGAACGATTCGTTTACCACCAAAGATTTCTTGTGTGGTTCGATCTTGCCAACGGAAGGGGTTCTCTCCGCCGACGGATTCATCCCGAACCCGAGTCCGAAAGACGACATCAGGAACGGTTTGTTCAACAGCAATACCCATAATAATTTCTCCTTTTAATGAAGTGCTTAACGAGTGTTAATATATCGCGTTCAGAAGACTGATTAAAGCGGTTTGGGCAAGAATCATCCTCTAGGAAGAGAGGGCTTATAATTGCTCTCTAACCCAATGTCGAAATGCTTTCATGGTTTGGTTACGCCCTTGAGTTTTACAGTCTCTGAGAAATCTTGGAATCGCATCAACTAAATTCAATTGGGGGAAAATCATACTTTTAACAGATGTTTGATATCTTCCTTCTCTTAACAGATTGATTGATAATTTTTCTTGCTTAAATTGCCATAATTCCGGTACGCCTAAAGCAGCATAAATTTCTGGATAGCTACGGGAGGTCACTTCAATTTCTAGAGCCAGA comes from Halothece sp. PCC 7418 and encodes:
- a CDS encoding Rieske 2Fe-2S domain-containing protein, encoding MSATFNFFQHWYPLLPVADLVSDRPISTHLLGQPIAIWKPTGSSHYRAFLDRCPHRLAPLSEGRVDPKTGHLECCYHGWQFDENGTCTKIPQAENAELLERNCEQLRATALPTCVANDLFWVWPDPDSAELAAKTPLSLSPKIDNSKGFLWSSYVRDLPYDWQTLVENIADPSHVPFAHHGVQGSRESATPIPMEIREATPERIVAQIDRNFPSTMTFEPPCRLEYAIQLGSEEKQIGLITYCIPTAPGKSRIVAQFARNFALRAKDLTPRWWEHIRLRHLVLDGDMVLLHCQEAALREEGHWKSAYMMPTNADRFVIAFRKWFENNCDQYIPWQGVGSTVAPPSPVEARREVLLDRYHQHTQICPDCQGALKRIQQLKVGTLVTTAILVFVIALLPDASRLSVGLPFCAIALFSAGIWGWLNYRLEPQFYYVDYVHAER
- a CDS encoding peroxiredoxin; translation: MGIAVEQTVPDVVFRTRVRDESVGGENPFRWQDRTTQEIFGGKRIVLFALPGAFTPTCSSNHLPRYEELYDEIRAQGVDEVICLSVNDAFVMFQWSKQQGAQKVFMLPDGNADFTRKMGMLVDKENLGFGMRSWRYSMVVNDGKIEKIFIEPDFQDNCPTDPFEVSDADTMLAYLKGAKS